GCCGCGCAACCTGAGTACGGCGGGACACGAGAAATCCTGCCGGAATCTGGGGGGACCACCCTCCAAGGCTAAATACTCGGCAGCTACCGATAGCGCATAGTACCGTGAGGGAAAGGTGAAAAGGACCCCGGGAGGGGAGTGAAAGAGAACCTGAAACCGTGGACCTACAAGCGGTCAAAGCCCGGAAGGGTGATGGCGTGCCTTTTGTAGAATGAGCCTGCGAGTTACCGTATGCGGCAAGGTTAAGGGATAGGAGTCCCGGAGCCGCAGGGAAACCGAGTCTGAACAGGGCGTTCAGTCGCGTGCGGTAGACCCGAAGCCAAGTGATCTAGCCATGGCCAGGCTGAAGCAGGAGTGAAATCCTGTGGAGGGCCGAACCTAAATCCGCTGAAAAGGGTTGGGATGAGCTGTGGCTCGGAGCGAAAGACTAAACAAACTTGGAAATAGCTGGTACTCTCCGAAATAGCTTTAGGGCTAGCGTTGCAGGGACTGTCGCGGAGGTAGAGCACTGGATAGGTGAGGGCCCGTCACTGGGTACCGAGCTTAACCAAACTCCGAATACCGCGATACAATATGCAGCAGTCAGACGGCGACTGATAAGGGCCGTCGTCAAGAGGGAAACAGCCCAGACCGCCGGCTAAGGTCCCAAAGGCGTGCCAAGTGGGAAAGGAAGTATGATTGCACAGACAGCCAGGAGGTTGGCTCAGAAGCAGCAACCCCTTCAAAGAGTGCGTAATAGCTCACTGGTCGAGTAGTCATGCGCCGATAATGTAACGGGGCTAAGCACGCCACCGAAGCCGCGGGACAGCACTAGATGCTGTCGGTAGGAGAGCATTCCGTGTACGGAAGAAGCGGGGGCGGAAGCCCCCGTGGACGGGACGGAAGTGAGAATGCAGGCATGAGTAACGAAAAGACGGGTGAGATCCCCGTCCGCCGAAAGCCTAAGGTTTCCAGGGTAAAGGTAATCTACCCAAGGGTTAGTCGGCCCCTAAGGCGAGGGCGAGAGCCGTAGTCGATGGGAAGCTGGTCAACATCCCAGCACCTCCCAGAGTTCCGATTGGGACGACGCATAGGGCGAAACGCAGCAGGGCGACGGTAGTCCCTGTCGAAGCGGCGAGCCGTCGAGGCACCCAGGCAAATCCGGGTGCCGAGGCGAGCCGTGAGCGAGGCCTGTCTAGGCAGGCCGAAGTGCGCGTAGTCGTCGTGCCGAGAAACAGTCCCTAAGGTTAGGCTCTGGGGGCCCGTACTATAAACCGACACAGGTGGGCGAGCTGAGAATGCGCAGGCGCACGGAAGAATTCGCGTTAAGGAACTCGGCAAAATGCATACGTAACTTCGGGATAAGTATGGCCCCCGTAAGGGGGTTGCAGTGAAACGGCCCATGCGACTGTTTACCAAAAACACAGGTCCATGCGAACCAGCAATGGGAAGTATATGGACTGACACCTGCCCGGTGCTGGAAGGTCAAGAGGAGTTGTCAGAGCGATCGAAGCAGCGAATCCAAGCCCCAGTAAACGGCGGCCGTAACTATAACGGTCCTAAGGTAGCGAAATTCCTTGTCGGGTAAGTTCCGACCCGCACGAATGGTGTAACGATATGGGCGCTGTCTCAACGCGAAATCCGGTGAAATTGAAGTCCAGGTGAAGATGCCTGGTACCCGTGGTTAGACGGAAAGACCCCGTGAACCTTTACTTCAACTTGGCATGGAGACTTGGACAGGGATGTGTAGGATAGGTGGGAGGCCGCGAGGCATGGCCGTCAGGCTGTGCGGAGCCGCTGGTGAAATACCACCCTTCCCTTTCCAATTTTCTAACCCGACCCGTAATCCGGGCCGGGGACAGTGCCAGGCGGGAAGTTTGACTGGGGCGGTCGCCTCCCAAAGAGTAACGGAGGCGCGCGACGGTCACCTTAGGATGGTTGGGAATCATCCGGCAAGTGTAAAGGCACAAGGTGGCTTGACTGCGAGGCAAACAAGCCGAGCAGGTACGAAAGTAGGTCTTAGTGATCTGGCGGTAGCGCGTGGAAGCGCCGTCACTTAACGGATAAAAGGTACTCCGGGGATAACAGGCTGATCTTGCCCAAGAGTTCATATCGACGGCAAGGTTTGGCACCTCGATGTCGGCTCATCGCATCCTGGGGCTGGAGCAGGTCCCAAGGGTTTGGCTGTTCGCCAATTAAAGCGGTACGCGAGCTGGGTTCAGAACGTCGTGAGACAGTTCGGTCCCTATCTGCCATGGGCGTTGGATGTCTGAGGGGTTCTGCTTTTAGTACGAGAGGACCGAAGTGGACGAACCTCTGGTGTACCAGTTGTCGTGCCAACGGCATCCGCTGGGTAGCCACGTTCGGAAGGGATAACCGCTGAAAGCATCTAAGCGGGAAGCCCTCCCCAAGATGAGACATCCCCCCCGCACTCGATGCGGGCTGAAGGAAACAGGGAGATGACCTGTTCGATAGGCCGGAGGTGTAAGCGCAGCAATGCGTTCAGCCGACCGGTACTAATCATCCGTGAGGCTTGACCATATCATCGTTCCAGTCCCCCGCGGGACCGCCAAGGCCGGTCGCCCGAGCTCCATGCTCAGGCTACCAGGCGTTGGCCGGCCCGGTGGCCATAGCAGAGTGGATATACCCGTTCCCATCCCGAACACGGAAGTCAAGCACTCTCACGCCGATGGTACTACGGTTCGTCCGTGGGAGAGTAGGTAGCCGCCGGGCCTTTTCTTTGCCCTTTTGCCGGGCGCGTTTGCGCCCCCGGCATATGTCCCTTGTCCCTTTCGGACCGCCAAGGCCGGTCGCCCGAGCCCCCCGCTCAGGCTACCAGGCGTTGGCCGGCCCGGTGGCCATAGCAGAGTGGTTATACCCGTTCCCATCCCGAACACGGAAGTCAAGCACTCTCACGCCGATGGTACTGCGGTTCGCCCGTGGGAGAGTAGGTAGCCGCCGGGCCTTTTTTTTGCCCTTTTCCCCCCTGTGGGGTGAGGTTCATATATTGCAGGAGCGCACTTCGGTGCGCTTTTGTCGTTTCTGGGCAGTTTGCATGGAGGGCATCGGTTAAAAGTCGAGAGGATTGGATGCATTGGCTGTATTTTCTCCTTCTGCCCTTGTCCAAGTATTTCGTTTTTACTATGATGAGTACAATTAATTTGGAAAAGGAATAATTATGCAGATTATATTGAAAAACTTGAAAAAAGCTTATGGCGATCTGCATGCTGTTGACGGTGTGAGCCTTGTAATTCCTTCCAATACAGTATTTGGAATCATAGGTCGAAGCGGTGCAGGAAAATCGACACTGGTCAGACTGGTAAGTCTATTGGAATTCCCTGATGAAGGGGAAGTCTATTATGATGAAGTTCGAGTCGATAACCTTAGCAAGGATGAATTGATAAAGCGCAGACGTCGTATCGGGATGATCTTTCAGAATTTTAATCTTTTCTCATCCAGGAATGCTGCAGAGAACGTAGCCTATCCGATGGAAATCAATGGAATGAGCAAGCCGGAGATAGACCTCCGGGTAAAAGAACTTATGGCCCTGGTTTCCCTTGAAGGAAAAGAGAATGCTCCGATAAGTACCCTTAGTGGGGGCCAGAAGCAGAGGGTCGCCATTGCAAGGGCACTAGCCTGCAAGCCTGATATTCTGTTTTGCGATGAAGCAACAAGTGCCCTTGACCCACAGACCACCCATTCAATTTTAGCCTTGATTAAAGAAATACAGAAGAAAATGGCTTTGACTGTTGTAATGATTACCCACCAGATGGAAGTTGTCAGGGATGCTTGTGAAAGAGTTGCCGTGATAAACGATGGCGAAGTTGTCGAACAAGGTAAGGTAACCGATATTTTTGCACATCCTTCGAGTGACGTAACCAAAGACTTTCTGACTCATCTTGTAGGCGTGGATGAAGCTGAAGCGGTGGAGCAAGATAGATTGGTCCATTGGTCAAAGAAGAGAGGCGCTTATACCCTTCGATTCCGTGGTGGTTCAACCGATCAGCCTGTGCTTAGCAGGATTTCCAGAGACCTTGGTGTGGAATTCAATATTAGGGCCGGTGGGGTACAGAAAGTCGGAGACCTTGAAATAGGGACAATGGTGGTTGATATCAGTGGAGATGACACAGTCAAGCAAAAAGCCATTGAAGCGTTACGTGCACAGGATGTTGTCGTTGAGGAGGATCAGCAATGAGTAAATTATGGATTCTTGTAGGACAATCGACTCTGCAAACCCTCAACATGGTTTTGTTTTCTACGCTTTTTTCGTTGCTTCTGGGCCTGCCACTTGGAATTTTGCTCTCTATTACCTGCGAGGAACAACAAGGTGGGATTATTCCCCATCCCGTTCTTAATAATATTCTCGGAAGGATTGTAAATGTCCTTCGGTCATTTCCTTTTATCATCCTTATGATTTTGCTTTTTCCCCTTTCCCGGTTGTTGATTGGAACCAGTATCGGCACTGCCGCTACTATCGTCCCGCTGTCTATCGCGGCAGCACCATTTGTAGCAAGAGTAATCGAGTCTGCATTGAAGGAGGTGGATCCGGGGGTCGTTCAGGCCGCCCGTGCTATGGGATCTACCAATTGGCAGATTGTACGGAAAGTCTTGCTCCCCGAGGCCATGCCTTCGCTTGTCAGTGGTATTACCCTGACAATTATAAACCTGATCGGATACTCGGCTATGGCTGGTGCCATAGGTGGAGGCGGATTAGGTGACCTTGCGATACGGTATGGGTACCAAAGGTTCCGGGGCGATGTTATGTTTGTTTCCGTTGTTGTCATCCTGGTCCTTGTAGAGATTATCCAGGTGATAGGAAACAAAATCAGTGCAAGGCTCATGTCGAAACGTTAGACTTCTTTGTTTTTCGGATGAGTAACACAAAAAATATCTATGAAGGAGATATATTATGAAAAAAGTTTCAGCTATTGTTTTAGTTCTTCTTGTTTCGATCACCGTTGCTTTTGCAGCTGGTGCAAAGGAACAGTCTTCTGCTAAAGTTCTGACTGTCGGGGCGACTCCGGAACCCCATGCCGCATTCCTCAGTTTGGTTGTAGAAGACCTTGCTGCGCAGGGTATTACCCTCAAGGTCAAAGAATTTACCGACTATGTAACTCCCAATGAGGCATTGGAGTCAGGTGAGCTCGATGCAAATTTCTTCCAGCATGTTCCTTACTTGGAATCATTCAACAGAGAACGCGGTTATCATCTTGCAAATGCCGGTGGTATCCATGTGGAACCCTTCGCACTTTACTCAAACGAGTATAAAAGTGTTGCGGATCTTCCAAACGGTGCGACAATTGCAATACCTAACGACCCCACCAACGAGGGGCGTGCCCTTTTGTTATTGCAGAGTGCTGGGTTGCTGACCCTTGATGCTAATGCAGGTCTTGAAGCTACTCCTCTGGATATCGCCAAGAATCCCAAGGGTTTGAAGTTCCATGAGATTGAACCTGCTTCCCTTCCCCGGGTACTCCAGGATGTGGATGGGGCAATCATCAACGGTAACTATGCCATTCCTGCTGGATTGATTGCAACCCGTGACGGTTTGTTCGTAGAGGGTGCTGATAGCCCGTACGTAAATGTAGTGGCGGTCAAAGAAGGCAACCAGAATGACGAACGGATCGTAGCTTTGGTGCAGGCCCTTCGTGGACAGAAGGTACGTGACTATGTAGCCTCACACTATCCCAATGGTGAAGTTGTTCTTGTATCCAAATAACTGTGACTTCTCATATACTGTCTGCCTCTCTGGGATTTTTTCT
The sequence above is a segment of the Sphaerochaeta pleomorpha str. Grapes genome. Coding sequences within it:
- a CDS encoding methionine ABC transporter permease is translated as MSKLWILVGQSTLQTLNMVLFSTLFSLLLGLPLGILLSITCEEQQGGIIPHPVLNNILGRIVNVLRSFPFIILMILLFPLSRLLIGTSIGTAATIVPLSIAAAPFVARVIESALKEVDPGVVQAARAMGSTNWQIVRKVLLPEAMPSLVSGITLTIINLIGYSAMAGAIGGGGLGDLAIRYGYQRFRGDVMFVSVVVILVLVEIIQVIGNKISARLMSKR
- a CDS encoding MetQ/NlpA family ABC transporter substrate-binding protein; translation: MKKVSAIVLVLLVSITVAFAAGAKEQSSAKVLTVGATPEPHAAFLSLVVEDLAAQGITLKVKEFTDYVTPNEALESGELDANFFQHVPYLESFNRERGYHLANAGGIHVEPFALYSNEYKSVADLPNGATIAIPNDPTNEGRALLLLQSAGLLTLDANAGLEATPLDIAKNPKGLKFHEIEPASLPRVLQDVDGAIINGNYAIPAGLIATRDGLFVEGADSPYVNVVAVKEGNQNDERIVALVQALRGQKVRDYVASHYPNGEVVLVSK
- a CDS encoding methionine ABC transporter ATP-binding protein yields the protein MQIILKNLKKAYGDLHAVDGVSLVIPSNTVFGIIGRSGAGKSTLVRLVSLLEFPDEGEVYYDEVRVDNLSKDELIKRRRRIGMIFQNFNLFSSRNAAENVAYPMEINGMSKPEIDLRVKELMALVSLEGKENAPISTLSGGQKQRVAIARALACKPDILFCDEATSALDPQTTHSILALIKEIQKKMALTVVMITHQMEVVRDACERVAVINDGEVVEQGKVTDIFAHPSSDVTKDFLTHLVGVDEAEAVEQDRLVHWSKKRGAYTLRFRGGSTDQPVLSRISRDLGVEFNIRAGGVQKVGDLEIGTMVVDISGDDTVKQKAIEALRAQDVVVEEDQQ